Proteins co-encoded in one Bremerella sp. TYQ1 genomic window:
- a CDS encoding N-acetyltransferase, translating to MALTYFKRFRMEIDLENLPEEPPLPAKFRFQPWNAEILKRHAEVKFQSFRFEVDANVFPCLGDSEGCFRLMREISMRDGFLPAATWLIEHSELEQTEWRPIATVQGVRDREGNGSIQNLGVIPGFRGMGIGAILLLRALKGFCESDLSRASLEVTSQNIGAIRLYERLGFRIVSTVYKAVEMGTVQMTTRT from the coding sequence GTGGCGCTGACCTACTTCAAACGATTTCGGATGGAAATCGATCTGGAAAACCTGCCTGAGGAACCACCTCTTCCGGCCAAATTTCGATTTCAGCCTTGGAATGCTGAAATCCTTAAACGCCACGCCGAGGTAAAATTTCAGAGTTTCCGTTTCGAGGTCGACGCCAATGTGTTTCCCTGTTTGGGGGATTCGGAGGGGTGCTTTCGACTGATGCGGGAGATCTCGATGCGGGATGGTTTTCTGCCGGCGGCGACTTGGCTGATCGAGCATTCCGAGTTGGAACAGACCGAATGGCGGCCCATTGCGACCGTGCAAGGTGTCCGTGACCGGGAAGGAAATGGTTCCATTCAAAACCTGGGGGTCATCCCTGGATTCCGTGGAATGGGTATTGGAGCAATACTTTTATTGCGAGCGTTGAAAGGATTCTGCGAAAGCGATCTGTCTCGAGCTTCTCTGGAAGTGACCTCCCAAAATATCGGCGCCATCCGGTTGTACGAGCGACTCGGTTTCCGTATCGTTTCCACCGTTTACAAAGCAGTGGAAATGGGAACCGTACAGATGACGACGCGAACCTAG
- a CDS encoding 6-carboxytetrahydropterin synthase, whose product MIIRKEYKFYAAHRNEELQDKCRNLHGHRYGIVCHFEVQRTGSYSTLFSEFDEKITPLIKDQYDHGMLINASDPLYDTLRQHMEAHGEDFKLKVFHGPTSVENLAYHLFTEITDFGFDLVRLDVQETDTSVISYDREDWKRDKQMQVFSAQQPIDVAQS is encoded by the coding sequence ATGATTATTCGCAAAGAATACAAGTTTTATGCTGCCCACCGAAATGAAGAACTGCAGGACAAATGCCGTAACCTGCACGGGCACCGCTACGGAATTGTATGCCACTTTGAAGTTCAAAGGACCGGTTCGTACTCCACTCTGTTCTCGGAGTTCGACGAAAAGATTACGCCGTTAATCAAGGACCAGTACGATCACGGGATGCTGATCAACGCTAGTGATCCGTTGTACGACACCCTGCGGCAGCACATGGAAGCTCACGGAGAAGACTTTAAGTTGAAGGTGTTTCATGGTCCGACTTCCGTCGAGAATCTGGCCTATCACCTCTTTACTGAAATAACCGATTTCGGCTTCGATTTGGTTCGATTGGACGTTCAAGAGACCGACACTTCGGTCATTTCCTATGATCGGGAAGACTGGAAGCGAGATAAACAGATGCAGGTATTTTCTGCCCAACAGCCAATCGACGTGGCGCAAAGCTGA
- a CDS encoding SDR family oxidoreductase encodes MYYHLLTGATGLLGQYLLYDAVEQDLPLAVLARPNRFASAWQRIDDALVRWEKLLGRSLPRPVVLEGDIGHPNLGLGDEQLSWVRDHCHSVIHNAASLSFIAESDQDEPYRTNVDGTRHLIDFCRTTGIRQFHHVSTAYICGLRKDRILETETNVGQQLGNDYERSKLQAEQMVAASSDFDRVTVYRPGIIIGDSRTGFTSTYHGFYVPLKVATAIAPPEDVTETIDAAELLQFFGMTLSDRKNFVPVDWVSKSMMHIIARPQWHGRCYHLTPSRATTLSDMLAVMKDYLKPKKQASAAAEPSIEHLVSSLESQMQTYKAYWRDDPEFDRTHTLEACHSIPCPEVDQAMLRRMCEFAVKHGFGWPKPPMNLTKNRIDTYFASAKTFPGHSSPVEVVNLNVSGCGGGQWHIELNDENLVQWGEGFSTQASGEVYLNSHTLTLMANQSISTESAIRDGKVIAKGGANGAMIERLTQHLKSPISQ; translated from the coding sequence ATGTACTACCATCTTCTTACTGGGGCAACAGGACTTCTGGGACAGTATCTCTTATACGATGCTGTCGAACAGGATCTGCCATTGGCCGTTTTGGCCAGACCAAACCGCTTTGCCTCGGCATGGCAGCGGATTGACGATGCTTTGGTTCGTTGGGAAAAGTTACTCGGGAGGAGCCTCCCACGCCCTGTCGTCCTCGAAGGTGATATTGGTCATCCCAACTTGGGCTTGGGTGATGAACAATTAAGTTGGGTGCGGGACCACTGTCACTCTGTTATTCATAACGCGGCAAGTCTGAGTTTCATCGCCGAGTCGGATCAAGATGAGCCATATCGCACCAATGTCGATGGGACCAGACATCTGATCGATTTCTGTCGCACCACGGGAATTCGTCAGTTTCACCATGTCTCAACAGCCTACATCTGTGGGTTACGTAAAGATCGAATTCTGGAAACAGAAACTAACGTAGGCCAGCAACTAGGTAACGACTACGAACGCAGTAAGCTGCAAGCCGAGCAGATGGTGGCAGCTTCCTCTGATTTCGATCGAGTCACGGTCTATCGCCCAGGCATTATTATCGGGGATTCTCGGACCGGGTTTACGAGTACCTATCACGGATTCTATGTACCGCTGAAAGTCGCGACGGCTATTGCGCCTCCAGAAGACGTGACGGAAACCATCGATGCGGCTGAGTTGCTTCAGTTTTTTGGAATGACATTGAGTGACCGCAAGAATTTCGTGCCGGTCGATTGGGTCTCGAAGAGCATGATGCACATCATCGCTCGACCTCAGTGGCACGGACGGTGTTACCACCTCACGCCAAGTCGAGCGACAACGCTTAGCGACATGCTCGCTGTGATGAAGGATTACCTGAAACCGAAAAAGCAGGCCAGCGCCGCAGCAGAGCCTTCGATTGAACATCTGGTATCTTCGCTCGAAAGCCAGATGCAGACCTATAAAGCCTATTGGCGCGACGACCCCGAATTTGATCGAACACATACCCTTGAAGCTTGCCATTCGATTCCATGTCCTGAAGTAGATCAAGCAATGCTACGAAGAATGTGTGAGTTCGCCGTTAAGCATGGTTTCGGCTGGCCAAAGCCTCCAATGAACCTGACTAAAAACAGGATAGATACCTATTTCGCCTCCGCGAAAACTTTTCCAGGCCATTCCTCCCCAGTTGAAGTCGTCAACTTGAACGTTTCTGGCTGTGGCGGCGGGCAATGGCACATAGAACTCAACGATGAGAATCTTGTTCAATGGGGCGAGGGATTTAGTACACAGGCCAGCGGCGAAGTTTATCTAAATAGTCACACATTGACGCTGATGGCCAATCAATCGATCAGTACCGAGTCAGCCATTCGCGATGGAAAAGTAATTGCCAAAGGTGGTGCCAATGGTGCGATGATTGAGAGGCTCACCCAACATTTAAAGTCCCCAATTTCCCAATAA
- a CDS encoding beta-ketoacyl synthase N-terminal-like domain-containing protein, with translation MDRLSNSSPIAIVGMACRLPGANTLDDFWRLIRDGISTEQQLPPDRFDYELYYDPKRGVRNRSYSRIGCLVDYDYHSSAFDLLPDSVRNCPEIAYRTLCEVAAEAFINADIPWHNRTTNGGVFIGHTRNSGLAGDLSYGTYIRQIAPILRRSKHFQDLGRVGEEIIDQIVDEVRQDMPHRDPHGGPAIGAAIAAGMLNHTFGLNGPYMAFNSACASSLHALAQGVRALQSGRIDLALVGGASFAHHDTFVMFSQAHSLSAEGSRPFDAKADGLVVGEGYATVILKRLDEAIVDGNRIHAVIRSIGISSDGKGKSLWAPRHEGQIEAIRRAYQSISPESVQYIEAHATSTQVGDATELRALHEAMSLSKGKRIPIGSVKANIGHTLETAGISGLLKSILCIEHQEIPSATNLETLNPSIPWNEIPFHVPRQSSPWQRPEDSPRRAAVNAFGIGGLNAHIVIDEYAAESSKSFRQLQPSRDQSAASSSDEAIAVVGRGSVVAGALSVSELMDLIQSGKDPKQPLTAKHLNVDDYLIPGQIGVHQVHTTLAGEVVGHEYDWRKHRIPPKQIASASPLQFMILDAVEEAFADAGLEPKEIDRRKIGVMVGNTFGGEFSNKLLMGLRIPDFQRRLQNHLNQLGVQESVAENISQEYADELLKEMPALLDETGSFTSSSLASRITKSFDLMGGGVAVDSDATSSSSALMCCADQLLAGDCDMMVCVGAQEDLSITRFEGMGMAGMLSQGSAVSPFDKACDGGLPGEGCGVLLLMRLSDARAKGMPIHGIIQGIGVATAPNLRDASALASRRALKATSLSQAPVTSTDVARIETTTLGVPTSTREELAGIAEVYSSSHRPYPLLLDCISSQVGHTGSAVGAVSTVKATIELNSLKLSQTFKLQQPSTDVITHRFAVLQQPQDFHPANPQGRLVTAVHNTGYADSAYHILIERGSTVAYRFQPTQDLAPSNMESETQNFDGIPHFDATMVRKNKMRQKAQASATPSELRNGHHPPTSSNGFAPDHSRISDEPLAEVAAPNQGVSTPVPASSDATKAPEWTPQQLEEFLINFVVEQTGYPPEIVEMDADLEADLGIDSIKKAQLFGEIGQQFQVEPDPNLTLDDFPTLKHVADYLLSESGDTQSTEVAEFTASRVVENLPKATTESISCTSSSMTAEELTEFLVNFVVEQTGYPPEIVEMDADLEADLGIDSIKKAQLFGEIGQHFSVEPDPNLTLDDFPSLQTVANFILRNDRPADQPTPVAPITTPTNPATASYSNGAATNGSPNNGHAHSWSRRELDEFLVNFVVEQTGYPPEIVEMDADLEADLGIDSIKKAQLFGEIGEHFDVEPDTSLTLDDFPTLSHVSEFIAKQVVTS, from the coding sequence ATGGACCGACTCTCCAATTCCAGTCCGATTGCTATCGTAGGTATGGCATGTCGCCTGCCGGGCGCTAATACGCTTGATGACTTTTGGCGATTGATACGCGATGGAATTTCGACAGAGCAGCAGTTGCCCCCAGACCGATTCGATTACGAACTTTACTATGATCCCAAGCGAGGCGTTCGCAATCGGTCGTATTCGCGAATCGGTTGTCTCGTTGATTATGACTACCACAGTAGCGCATTCGACTTGTTACCAGACAGCGTGCGGAACTGCCCTGAAATTGCCTATCGAACTCTCTGCGAAGTTGCAGCGGAAGCTTTCATTAATGCCGATATACCGTGGCATAACCGAACAACTAACGGTGGCGTCTTTATCGGTCATACGCGAAACAGTGGACTCGCTGGTGATCTTTCATACGGAACGTATATTCGCCAGATCGCACCTATTCTTCGCCGCAGCAAGCATTTTCAAGATTTAGGTCGCGTTGGCGAGGAGATCATCGACCAAATCGTCGACGAAGTTCGCCAAGATATGCCTCATCGTGATCCGCATGGAGGCCCAGCAATCGGAGCAGCAATTGCGGCTGGAATGTTGAATCATACGTTCGGATTAAACGGCCCCTATATGGCGTTCAATTCGGCTTGTGCGTCGTCTCTACATGCTCTCGCCCAGGGAGTTCGGGCACTTCAGTCAGGCAGAATCGACCTAGCATTAGTCGGCGGGGCTTCCTTTGCCCATCACGATACGTTCGTGATGTTTTCGCAAGCCCACTCTTTGTCAGCAGAGGGCTCACGTCCATTCGATGCTAAGGCGGATGGGCTTGTGGTAGGGGAAGGATACGCCACAGTCATTCTTAAGCGGCTTGATGAAGCAATCGTAGATGGCAATCGAATTCATGCCGTTATCCGATCCATCGGAATTTCCTCAGATGGTAAGGGTAAAAGTCTTTGGGCGCCGCGACATGAAGGACAAATAGAGGCAATCCGTCGCGCTTATCAGTCCATCTCGCCTGAATCGGTTCAGTACATCGAAGCTCACGCAACATCAACACAAGTTGGAGATGCTACGGAACTCCGCGCTCTGCACGAAGCGATGAGCCTCTCCAAGGGTAAACGCATTCCGATCGGTAGCGTAAAAGCCAATATCGGTCATACATTGGAAACCGCTGGAATCAGTGGATTGCTCAAATCGATTCTATGTATTGAGCATCAAGAGATTCCTTCAGCGACGAATCTTGAGACTCTCAATCCCTCGATTCCCTGGAATGAAATTCCATTTCACGTCCCTCGACAATCTAGTCCATGGCAACGGCCCGAAGATTCTCCCCGTCGTGCCGCTGTCAATGCGTTTGGCATTGGGGGACTCAATGCTCATATTGTTATCGACGAATATGCTGCGGAATCATCTAAATCGTTTCGCCAACTCCAACCTTCGCGTGATCAGTCGGCAGCCAGTTCCAGCGATGAAGCCATTGCGGTTGTTGGCCGAGGGAGCGTTGTTGCAGGAGCTTTAAGTGTTTCCGAACTGATGGACTTGATCCAATCTGGCAAAGACCCGAAGCAACCCCTTACTGCTAAGCATCTGAATGTTGACGACTATCTGATACCAGGCCAAATCGGCGTTCACCAAGTTCATACGACCCTTGCAGGAGAAGTAGTTGGACATGAATACGATTGGCGTAAGCACCGTATTCCTCCCAAACAAATTGCGAGTGCCAGTCCACTTCAATTTATGATCCTGGACGCGGTCGAAGAAGCGTTCGCAGATGCGGGATTGGAACCGAAGGAAATCGATCGCCGCAAAATTGGCGTGATGGTAGGCAACACGTTCGGTGGAGAATTTTCCAACAAGCTGTTGATGGGCCTCCGAATTCCTGATTTCCAGCGTCGCTTACAAAATCACCTGAATCAACTGGGTGTGCAAGAGTCAGTAGCAGAAAACATCTCTCAGGAATATGCGGACGAATTGCTCAAGGAGATGCCCGCATTGCTGGATGAAACGGGGAGTTTTACTAGCAGTAGTTTGGCATCTCGTATCACCAAGTCGTTCGATTTGATGGGAGGAGGTGTCGCCGTAGACTCCGATGCAACGTCATCCTCGTCCGCATTGATGTGCTGTGCCGATCAGTTGCTCGCCGGCGACTGTGACATGATGGTTTGCGTCGGCGCTCAGGAAGATCTCAGCATCACGAGGTTTGAAGGCATGGGCATGGCAGGCATGTTGTCCCAGGGTTCAGCCGTCTCACCATTTGACAAAGCTTGTGATGGAGGTCTTCCAGGGGAAGGCTGTGGCGTACTGCTTTTAATGCGACTCTCCGATGCACGGGCCAAGGGCATGCCGATCCACGGGATCATCCAAGGTATTGGCGTAGCAACGGCACCGAATTTGCGTGATGCATCTGCGTTAGCCTCCCGAAGAGCGCTGAAAGCTACTTCGTTGTCCCAAGCCCCGGTAACCTCCACGGATGTGGCTCGAATTGAAACAACAACTCTTGGCGTGCCTACGTCAACGCGTGAGGAACTGGCTGGCATTGCTGAAGTTTATAGCAGTTCACACCGACCGTATCCGTTATTACTTGACTGCATAAGTTCTCAGGTCGGTCATACCGGCAGCGCAGTCGGGGCCGTCTCGACCGTCAAAGCAACTATTGAGCTCAACTCACTGAAATTGAGCCAAACGTTCAAACTGCAACAACCATCCACCGATGTAATTACCCATCGCTTTGCTGTCCTGCAACAACCACAAGATTTTCATCCAGCTAACCCTCAGGGAAGGCTTGTGACCGCTGTCCACAACACTGGCTATGCCGACTCGGCGTATCACATCCTAATAGAACGAGGATCGACGGTGGCCTATCGTTTTCAACCTACTCAAGACCTTGCACCGAGCAACATGGAATCAGAAACTCAGAACTTCGATGGAATCCCACACTTTGACGCCACGATGGTACGGAAGAATAAGATGCGGCAAAAGGCACAAGCCTCCGCGACTCCATCGGAACTGCGAAACGGTCATCATCCTCCCACATCCAGCAACGGCTTCGCTCCAGATCACTCTCGCATAAGCGATGAACCGTTAGCAGAAGTGGCAGCACCCAACCAGGGAGTTTCGACGCCTGTTCCCGCTTCATCAGACGCCACCAAAGCGCCTGAGTGGACGCCCCAACAGCTAGAGGAGTTCTTAATCAACTTCGTCGTCGAGCAAACCGGCTATCCACCGGAAATTGTTGAAATGGACGCCGATCTGGAAGCTGATCTAGGAATCGACTCTATCAAAAAGGCACAGCTGTTTGGAGAAATCGGGCAGCAATTCCAGGTTGAACCAGATCCCAATCTGACTCTGGATGACTTTCCAACGTTGAAACATGTAGCAGACTATCTTCTCTCTGAAAGCGGGGACACACAGAGCACAGAAGTCGCAGAGTTTACTGCAAGCCGTGTAGTCGAAAATTTACCTAAAGCGACGACTGAATCCATTAGCTGCACTTCCTCATCGATGACTGCGGAAGAGTTAACGGAGTTTCTCGTCAACTTTGTCGTAGAGCAAACCGGCTATCCGCCAGAGATCGTCGAAATGGACGCGGATCTCGAAGCTGATTTGGGAATCGATTCGATCAAGAAGGCCCAACTATTTGGTGAGATCGGACAACACTTCAGCGTCGAACCTGATCCGAACTTGACGCTTGATGATTTCCCTTCTCTGCAAACCGTTGCGAACTTTATTCTCCGTAACGATCGACCAGCAGATCAACCCACTCCAGTTGCTCCCATTACTACTCCGACGAATCCTGCTACAGCATCCTATAGCAATGGTGCTGCAACAAATGGAAGTCCTAACAATGGACACGCACATTCGTGGTCACGCCGCGAACTAGATGAGTTCCTGGTGAACTTCGTCGTCGAACAAACCGGTTATCCGCCAGAAATTGTCGAAATGGACGCAGACCTGGAAGCCGACTTGGGAATTGACTCGATCAAGAAGGCCCAACTCTTTGGTGAGATCGGTGAACACTTTGACGTGGAACCTGACACGTCCCTGACTCTCGATGACTTTCCAACGTTGAGTCATGTTTCGGAGTTTATCGCGAAACAAGTTGTCACTTCATGA
- a CDS encoding SDR family oxidoreductase translates to MINLQGKVALVSGSSRGIGRACALKLAEAGCDVIINYVSSRQAALETAQLIKQRGRRVWIIRADISEEDDVQSMFEYIQQEIGQLDILVSNAATGGFRPLLDSQSNHFVAAMKTNVLALIHLVKGAAPLLEASSGRGKVVAMSSHGSHMALPMYGLVGGSKAALESVARHLTLELGDRNINVNIVKSGLVETDSTRLIPNSAEMFAGRVHKSMMGTRMLEVEDVANVVLFLSSPLSDLIQGETITVDGGAAVHV, encoded by the coding sequence ATGATCAATTTGCAAGGAAAAGTTGCCCTCGTATCAGGTAGCTCTCGCGGTATTGGCCGAGCTTGTGCACTTAAACTGGCAGAAGCGGGATGCGACGTCATTATCAACTATGTCAGTTCTCGCCAAGCCGCACTGGAAACCGCACAGCTCATCAAACAGCGTGGTCGCCGCGTTTGGATTATTCGAGCAGATATCAGTGAAGAAGACGATGTCCAATCGATGTTTGAGTACATCCAACAAGAGATTGGCCAACTCGATATTCTTGTCAGCAACGCAGCCACAGGGGGATTTCGTCCACTACTCGACTCTCAATCGAACCACTTTGTGGCTGCGATGAAAACCAATGTGCTTGCGTTGATTCACTTAGTAAAAGGAGCCGCTCCATTGCTGGAAGCAAGCTCCGGGCGTGGCAAAGTCGTAGCCATGTCAAGCCACGGATCACACATGGCGCTTCCTATGTATGGCTTGGTGGGTGGTTCGAAAGCGGCACTCGAGAGTGTCGCACGGCATCTAACGTTGGAACTCGGCGACCGCAATATCAACGTCAACATCGTAAAGTCGGGCCTTGTTGAAACCGATTCGACGCGGCTCATTCCGAACTCCGCAGAGATGTTTGCCGGTCGAGTTCATAAATCAATGATGGGAACTCGCATGCTCGAAGTCGAAGATGTTGCGAACGTGGTTCTCTTTCTCTCCAGCCCGCTAAGCGATCTGATCCAAGGGGAAACCATCACCGTTGACGGCGGCGCGGCAGTGCACGTGTAA